Part of the Butyrivibrio proteoclasticus B316 genome, GCATGTAGTATATATTTTTTATCAGAATACCCTTATCACTGATCATTAGAAGCTACTATCTCCTCAAGTGCATTTGCCCACTTCAAAACTTTGCTCTTATCGTCAAACCAGTACTCTTCAAGCATTGGAATAATTTCATAGTCAACAACCGATCTCATCCACTCGCTTGTGCATGTCTTCTGACCACAGAAATAGCTGTGTCCAATACAAAAACCTGGTCCAAACTCTGATTCAATCTGCTTATTCAATTCTCCTATCTTCAGAATAAGCTCATCCAACGTCTCATTCTTCAACGATTCCTGATATTTTTTGAAACCTGCAGAAGGGAACCCTGGCTCCATAGAAAAGAAGCTAAATCTTCTTCTAAGAGCGTAATCAATAAGTGCAAGACTTCTGTCCGCAGTATTCATCATTCCAATAATATACAGATTTTCTGGAACTGCAAAAGACAGGCCATCATATGCTAATGTTGCCTTTGTTCCACGATAATCTCTTTCTATCAGCATCAATAGTTCGCCAAAGATCTTACTCATATTTCCTCGGTTTATCTCATCAATGATGAAGAAAAACTTATTCTGTGGTTCATTTTCTGCCTTCTTACAGAAACGATAAAAGATTCCCTTTTCCAGTCTAAAGCCATCTTCATATGGCTTATATCCCATTATGAAATCCTCATACGTATAACTCTGGTGGAATTGAACAAACTCTATCTTACTGTCATCCTTTTCTCCAAGGATTGAATATGCCAGTCGTTTTGCTGCAAATGTCTTACCAACTCCAGGAGCTCCCTGAAGAATTACATTTTTCTTATTCAAGAGCAGATTCTTCAATGACTCATATCGACTCTCTGACATGAACACTTCATCAAGGAAATTCTGTTTATCATATTGGGGCTTAATCTCTTCTTCATTCTTGCCAGGAGCCGGATTCTGCTCACGGATGAGATCCATGATGATTTCATATTCGCCTTTGGTAAGCTTAAACAGACTTCCCTGCCTTGTTGAGAAATACTCCATTTTCTCAAGCTCAGGTGTCTCTTCCAATTCTTTGATATCTATAGGCGCACTGAGTCCTTCAGTCTTTTCAAAATAGATATATTCTCCATCGTTTTCCTTAACGATTTTAGCCAGCGCTACTATCTGAGTTGTAGGGTAACACTCATAACCGATAATCAGATCTCCAACCTTAGCATCGAGGAAATTCTGGAATATTCTACGTTTATGATGATTCTCGTTGTATATTGAATAAGTCTGAACCTCTCCTACTGAAATGTCAGAGAATCTCCATACCTTTGGACTAGCATTTAGCCACCAATACTGTACATCATCTTGCTCAAAACCAGCATATAGATCAACAGAAATATCTACTTGCTTTATTGCTTCGCGAAGTTCATCTCTTATTTTCCAGACAAATACTCCATCTTCATCACTGCTTGCATATCTTCCTTTATACAGTATTGACCAATACTCATCCTTACCATTTTTATTCTTTAACGTCTTACAACCAGTCTTCTTTTGTACACGTTTTCCAAGTGAACTGGAGCCAACATTATAAAAGTTTGCACTTTCACCATATCTTGCAGCTAACTGGGTACACGTAGCTTCTCCACCATAATCCTCTAATCTCTTTATTATTTCGCGACTCTGTTGATTAAAAACATCTTCATTATTCAGCAGTTCCACCCACTCATCAACAGATATACCCGGATTAAATTCTGGATCAAGCCATTCTGTATTTTTTTCTTTTTTCTCCACAAGAACATTTGCTACATAATGTGAGAAATCCAAAGCAAGCATTCTATTATCTGGATCATCATAACTATTGTCATCAAGGTAATCCCTGTATTCTTTTATGAAATCTTTATCCTCGACAAGTCTATCTCTAAGCGCATCCAGGTACTTCATCAGTTCAGGTATGTTCTCCGTTGTATGGCCCTTAGCCGGTATGTAATCTGATTCAAGATAAGCTGCTCCGCTCTTAAAATTTGAATACTTATAGATAGTGTACTTCTCAGGATTGTTCAGCCAAAGATAAACCGTAATAGCCATTGGTCTTTGATAGTGACTCTTTCCAGGGCTATGAATATCGCATAGTCTCTGAGATTCATCTTGGAATCTAGATATACGTTCCGCAAGGTCCTTTTTATCATCAAAAAGATCTATAAACATGGCACGAACTGCCTCGGGATCCTGTTTTGCATAGTGAACAATCATTCTTCTAGGAAAGTTGTTTA contains:
- a CDS encoding AAA family ATPase is translated as MNLEKLDAAVNSYKEAFAGRWNDERFKWDAVKQFQDNWDIKAEDLSAMIEEATGKTESLLTSVNNFPRRMIVHYAKQDPEAVRAMFIDLFDDKKDLAERISRFQDESQRLCDIHSPGKSHYQRPMAITVYLWLNNPEKYTIYKYSNFKSGAAYLESDYIPAKGHTTENIPELMKYLDALRDRLVEDKDFIKEYRDYLDDNSYDDPDNRMLALDFSHYVANVLVEKKEKNTEWLDPEFNPGISVDEWVELLNNEDVFNQQSREIIKRLEDYGGEATCTQLAARYGESANFYNVGSSSLGKRVQKKTGCKTLKNKNGKDEYWSILYKGRYASSDEDGVFVWKIRDELREAIKQVDISVDLYAGFEQDDVQYWWLNASPKVWRFSDISVGEVQTYSIYNENHHKRRIFQNFLDAKVGDLIIGYECYPTTQIVALAKIVKENDGEYIYFEKTEGLSAPIDIKELEETPELEKMEYFSTRQGSLFKLTKGEYEIIMDLIREQNPAPGKNEEEIKPQYDKQNFLDEVFMSESRYESLKNLLLNKKNVILQGAPGVGKTFAAKRLAYSILGEKDDSKIEFVQFHQSYTYEDFIMGYKPYEDGFRLEKGIFYRFCKKAENEPQNKFFFIIDEINRGNMSKIFGELLMLIERDYRGTKATLAYDGLSFAVPENLYIIGMMNTADRSLALIDYALRRRFSFFSMEPGFPSAGFKKYQESLKNETLDELILKIGELNKQIESEFGPGFCIGHSYFCGQKTCTSEWMRSVVDYEIIPMLEEYWFDDKSKVLKWANALEEIVASNDQ